The following proteins come from a genomic window of Malus domestica chromosome 02, GDT2T_hap1:
- the LOC114819633 gene encoding DNA repair protein RAD7-like, producing the protein MTVHRSRDIAPPKTTPRKPKTPLKLEPPTPAQTHESSTPSLTASTSSSSQPQNPGPNFAPNPRKGSVGLGSGLAPVVGVMRRRSLRLASKSLGSAEAVGIVSGWGEGDDRDSNGEVGFALFGKRVMVAGAGVEEETEEKKRKLEIDINVPASECEGEDGESRRFLSLRSGKKLAKRGVDGSSNGALVIDLVADENGSVTREGGVGRGERGKRKLGESRSAVNGVDVVEMDSDSDSDKERASESVLKSSSPKGKKKLSEAIEDLEDGVTPSENDTGKVRRRYSSKEKGKGKLVGEADLSNANDGGENVAVDNVFSAPIHTGEKVALHDQTQVNDSNSNTRENVSDGNVYMERFREIARRNASRFAYFSAEEEQVNHLPPDAEVPQDIEDWPGPFSTAIKIIKDRAEKDVQVHYKDKTKPPSVNWVPKKFPDRPLPKISVPSLQDLCLLVLAKNADAIVSLDHVADALRHRLSQMLCDSRKMNSHLFELLVQGSPTEVRLRDCSWMTEEQFTKSFQQCNTVNLSVLQLDQCGRCMPDYILHSTLAQSSNCLPNLVTLSLSGACRLSDVGLGQLISSAPALRSLNLSQCSLLTYSSIGTLADSLGSVLKELYLNDCQGIDAMLMLPELKKLERLEVFSLAGFENVCDNFIREFITARGHSLKELVLTDCVKLTDSSVKVIAETCSGLCALDLANLNKLTDSTLGYLANGCRAIQTLNFRRNPFSDEAIAAFLETSGECLQELSLNHIEMVGHNTAISLAKRSRMLHTLDLSWCRNLTDEALGLIVDSCLSLRILKLLGCTQITDTFLDGHSNPEVRIIGLKFSPILEHLKALNPHEGPLRYSSVC; encoded by the exons ATGACGGTTCATAGGTCTCGCGATATTGCTCCGCCCAAAACGACGCCTCGGAAGCCCAAGACGCCGCTCAAATTAGAGCCCCCCACGCCAGCCCAGACCCACGAGTCCTCCACTCCTTCACTCACCGCTTCGACTTCCTCCTCCTCCCAACCCCAAAACCCTGGCCCTAATTTTGCCCCGAATCCCCGAAAGGGCTCTGTCGGGTTGGGCTCCGGGTTGGCTCCTGTTGTGGGAGTGATGCGGCGGCGGAGTCTGCGTCTCGCTTCCAAGTCTCTGGGTTCTGCCGAAGCGGTGGGGATAGTTAGTGGCTGGGGAGAAGGTGATGATCGTGATTCGAATGGAGAGGTGGGTTTTGCTCTGTTTGGGAAAAGGGTTATGGTTGCGGGTGCGGGAGTTGAGGAAGAGACTgaggagaagaaaaggaagTTGGAGATCGATATTAATGTGCCGGCTTCCGAATGTGAAGGGGAAGATGGAGAGAGTAGGCGGTTTTTGAGTTTGCGGTCGGGGAAGAAACTGGCGAAACGGGGAGTGGATGGTAGTAGTAATGGTGCTTtggtgattgatttagttgccGATGAGAATGGTAGCGTGACGAGGGAAGGTGGAGttggaagaggagagagagggaagagaaagTTGGGGGAGAGTCGTTCTGCAGTCAATGGTGTCGATGTGGTGGAGATGGATTCAGATTCGGATTCGGACAAGGAGAGGGCAAGTGAGAGTGTATTGAAGAGTAGTAGTCCTAAAGGGAAGAAGAAGTTGAGCGAAGCCATTGAAGATCTTGAAGATGGCGTGACTCCCAGCGAGAATGATACAGGAAAGGTCAGAAGGAGATACAGCAgcaaagaaaaagggaagggGAAATTGGTTGGAGAAGCGGATTTATCGAATGCTAATGATGGAGGAGAGAATGTAGCCGTGGACAATGTGTTTTCTGCTCCTATTCATACTGGAGAGAAGGTAGCATTGCACGATCAGACGCAGGTAAATGACAGTAACAGTAATACAAGAGAGAATGTATCAGATGGAAACGTATACATGGAGCGGTTTCGAGAAATAGCTAGGCGAAATGCGTCTCGATTTGCATATTTTTCTGCTGAAGAGGAACAGGTGAATCATTTGCCTCCTGATGCTGAAGTGCCACAGGACATCGAAGATTGGCCTGGTCCCTTCTCTACGGCCATCAAAATTATTAAGGATCGAGCAGAAAAAGATGTGCAAGTGCACTATAAAGACAAGACCAAGCCACCATCAGTGAATTGGGTTCCTAAGAAGTTTCCAGACCGTCCCCTCCCAAAAATTTCGGTTCCCTCACTGCAAGATCTATGTTTGTTGGTTCTTGCTAAGAATGCTGATGCAATTGTTTCACTTGACCATGTGGCAGATGCTTTGAGGCACCGGCTAAGTCAGATGCTTTGTGATTCTCGAAAAATGAACAGTCATCTATTCGAACTTCTTGTTCAGGGATCTCCAACAGAGGTTCGGTTACGGGATTGCTCATGGATGACTGAGGAGCAGTTTACAAAATCTTTTCAGCAGTGCAACACCGTCAATTTATCA GTGCTACAACTTGATCAGTGTGGGCGCTGTATGCCAGATTATATATTGCATTCTACTTTAGCTCAGTCATCAAATTGCTTGCCTAACCTAGTCACTTTATCCCTAAGTGGTGCATGCCGTCTCTCAGATGTTGGGCTTGGTCAACTTATTTCTTCTGCCCCTGCACTAAGATCTCTAAACCTCAGCCAGTGCTCTCTTCTCACTTACTCGAGTATTGGCACTTTAGCTGACTCATTGGGATCAGTTCTGAAGGAACTATATCTAAATGATTGCCAAGGCATTGATGCTATGCTTATGCTACCAGAACTGAAGAAGCTTGAGCGTTTGGAGGTTTTCTCGCTAGCAGGCTTCGAAAATGTTTGCGACAATTTTATTAGGGAATTTATCACTGCTCGTGGTCACAGTTTGAAGGAGCTTGTTCTGACTGATTGTGT AAAATTGACAGATTCTTCTGTGAAAGTGATAGCTGAAACCTGTTCGGGATTATGTGCACTTGACCTTGCTAACTTGAACAAATTGACTGATTCTACTTTAGGATATCTTGCAAATGGTTGCCGAGCAATTCAAACATTAAATTTTCGACGGAATCCATTCAG TGATGAAGCCATTGCTGCATTCCTGGAAACTTCTGGAGAATGCTTACAGGAACTTTCACTAAATCATATTGAGATG GTCGGCCACAACACAGCCATATCACTTGCCAAACGTTCAAGGATGTTGCATACTCTAGATCTATCATGGTGCCGGAATTTGACAGATGAGGCCCTGGGTTTAATTGTGGACAGCTGCCTATCACTGAGGATACTAAAACTTCTTGGATGCACTCAG ATCACAGATACTTTTCTGGATGGACACTCAAATCCAGAGGTGAGAATTATTGGCTTGAAATTTTCTCCGATACTAGAACATCTCAAGGCGCTTAATCCTCACGAAGGCCCACTGCGTTATTCCTCAGTCTGTTGA
- the LOC114819638 gene encoding ankyrin repeat-containing protein ITN1-like codes for MAIPDRVITLDVEGNPPTSPYLKTGGNPATSATWSIPTQHDSDGQEVNLDQYLPLYRAAFSGNWEAASKFLDSDPDAAKARISDLSMTALHVAASEGHSEFVEKLVKRVPSDVLEMQDKMGFTPLHYAAIGGSPRSAKALLMENPKLAQCVDAKGRTPLLLAATLASENKELMWYFLLVTTDEAPGRPFTGDWAANLVNVLIASGFLEISLYLLHLYPELAIAIDQEDCTPLYVLASNQSYFLSGSRLGFWESCIYSFLPVEVHSRPPHSVRADVACYHGNIQNLLAMPTPEQYGVLHGLRRTLFGAIKRIAPDQFTRLHDAKLSHHYAFELVKRICFQLSQTHISWRFNRLLKSDILYIATVNGIVEIIRTLLESFPHLIWVCKNSTDQYLLLPSAIELRHEHLFRAVYDKTARSKLMATALPESRDTILHLAAKLAPLPQLSSISGAALQMQRELQWFKMVEKIVHPYYKESRNKNEETARELFTKEHKALAESGEKWLKDTSNSCMLVATLIATVVFAAAFTVPGGNDNEGAPNFLEKKSVIFMVFVVSDAVALFSSLTSLLMFLSILTARYAEEDFLYSLPRRLIIGLATLFFAIAATMVAFGATLSIVLSNKFNWVSTPITLLACFPVTLFALQQLPLFIQMVRSTFGRSMFRHKKLR; via the exons ATGGCAATTCCAGACAGGGTAATTACACTCGATGTGGAGGGAAATCCCCCTACCAGTCCTTATCTCAAAACTGGTGGAAACCCAGCAACTTCTGCAACTTGGTCTATTCCTACCCAGCATGACAGCGATGGTCAAGAAG TGAACTTGGATCAGTACCTGCCACTCTACCGTGCTGCATTTAGTGGCAATTGGGAAGCGGCTAGCAAGTTTCTGGACAGTGATCCAGATGCTGCGAAAGCTAGGATCTCAGATTTATCAATGACTGCACTGCATGTTGCTGCAAGTGAAGGGCACTCCGAATTCGTTGAGAAATTAGTGAAACGTGTTCCTAGTGATGTCCTCGAAATGCAGGACAAAATGGGATTCACACCGCTTCACTATGCTGCAATAGGTGGAAGCCCGAGGTCTGCCAAGGCTTTGTTGATGGAAAATCCAAAGTTGGCACAATGTGTAGATGCCAAAGGAAGAACTCCGTTGCTCCTAGCTGCCACTCTCGCatctgagaataaggaattgatGTGGTACTTCTTGTTGGTAACTACTGATGAGGCGCCTGGTCGTCCTTTCACTGGTGATTGGGCTGCTAACCTTGTCAATGTGCTTATCGCCTCCGGTTTCCTTG AAATTTCACTGTATCTGCTTCATCTATATCCTGAGTTGGCCATTGCTATTGATCAAGAAGATTGTACTCCTTTATATGTTTTGGCAAGCAACCAGTCATACTTCCTCAGTGGCAGCAGGCTTGGCTTCTGGGAAAGCTGCATTTACTCAT TTCTCCCAGTTGAAGTGCACTCCAGACCACCACACTCAGTGAGAGCCGATGTGGCTTGCTACCATGGAAACATCCAAAACCTTCTGGCAATGCCAACACCAGAACAGTATGGAG TTCTTCACGGGTTAAGAAGAACACTTTTTGGAGCTATTAAACGAATAG caCCAGATCAATTCACGCGACTCCACGATGCAAAACTTAGTCATCACTATGCATTTGAACTGGTAAAACGTATTTGCTTTCAACTTTCACAAACGCATATTTCTTGGCGTTTCAATCGTCTTTTGAAATCAGATATACTGTACATAGCCACCGTTAATGGAATAGTTGAAATTATAAGAACGCTCCTAGAATCTTTTCCTCATCTAATATGGGTTTGCAAGAACAGCACCGACCAATATTTGTTACTCCCCTCTGCTATTGAGCTTCGGCATGAACATCTTTTTCGTGCTGTGTATGATAAGACTGCACGAAGTAAATTAATGGCTACTGCACTACCTGAATCGAGGGATACCATCTTGCATCTGGCAGCAAAGTTGGCTCCTCTTCCCCAACTCTCATCAATTTCCGGTGCAGCTCTACAAATGCAGAGAGAGTTGCAGTGGTTTAAG ATGGTGGAGAAAATAGTTCACCCTTATTATAAGGAGAGCCGGAACAAAAACGAAGAAACTGCTAGGGAATTATTCACCAAGGAGCACAAAGCATTGGCTGAGAGTGGAGAGAAATGGCTAAAGGATACATCAAATTCTTGCATGCTCGTAGCAACTCTCATTGCCACAGTTGTGTTTGCTGCTGCTTTTACAGTACCTGGAGGTAATGACAACGAAGGAGCTCCAAATTTCTTAGAGAAGAAGTCGGTCATATTCATGGTGTTTGTTGTTTCGGATGCAGTAGCTCTATTTTCTTCTTTAACTTCCCTTTTGATGTTTCTATCAATCCTAACCGCACGTTATGCTGAAGAAGATTTCCTCTACTCACTACCAAGGCGGTTGATAATCGGTTTGGCCACCCTCTTCTTTGCCATAGCCGCCACTATGGTAGCCTTCGGTGCAACCCTTTCGATTGTGCTCAGCAACAAATTCAATTGGGTTTCCACCCCAATCACTTTGCTGGCATGTTTTCCGGTGACTCTTTTTGCCTTGCAGCAGCTTCCCTTGTTTATCCAAATGGTCCGATCGACATTTGGACGGAGCATGTTTCGCCATAAAAAACTTCGGTAA